In one Nocardia tengchongensis genomic region, the following are encoded:
- a CDS encoding alpha/beta hydrolase family protein produces the protein MQSPPLGPPPAPQAPAARTGYPGFHHGVSLLHGWVPQVVAFVAVLLVVIAFARATRRWWVLWMPVCAVAGVVAAWAAWDFTADQGLASDPAPVLLWACVGLTAAGLVAAVVGLRTGGWWQRIAAVLAVPVALLYTGVVLNQWVGYYPTVQAAWDALNADPLPHQVDADELPELRDTDVGTGRIVEVDIPEAGSDFRHRQEYVYLPPAWFAGDKPPALPTVMMIGGEFNTPADWVRSGQIMPAVDAFAAKNGGVTPVLVFVDSGGSFNNDTECVNGPRGNAADHLTKDVPGYLESEFGVAKDPAQWAVVGWSMGGTCAVDLAVMHPELFGTFVDIAGDLGPTSGTKEQTIKRLYGGNADAWTQFDPITVMQRHGSYTGMVGVFDDLTAPKRGNGQQQSNGQQQGNGQQHPGQQPAGQQKMNFPGAPKVTEDQIGKGGRDGVQDTNEEGAAEQLCDEGRKVGIDCTVHTTVGGHTWQFAASAFTSTFPWLTARLGIPVPGLSS, from the coding sequence ATGCAGTCCCCGCCCCTCGGGCCGCCACCCGCACCGCAGGCCCCCGCCGCGCGGACCGGGTATCCGGGCTTCCACCACGGGGTTTCACTGCTGCACGGGTGGGTGCCGCAGGTGGTGGCGTTCGTGGCGGTGCTGCTGGTGGTGATCGCGTTCGCGCGGGCCACCCGGCGCTGGTGGGTGCTGTGGATGCCGGTGTGCGCGGTGGCGGGCGTGGTGGCGGCCTGGGCGGCCTGGGATTTCACCGCCGATCAGGGGCTGGCCTCGGATCCGGCGCCGGTGCTGTTGTGGGCGTGCGTCGGGCTGACGGCCGCTGGACTGGTGGCCGCGGTGGTGGGGTTGCGGACCGGGGGCTGGTGGCAGCGGATCGCGGCGGTGCTGGCGGTGCCGGTGGCGTTGCTGTACACGGGCGTGGTGCTCAATCAGTGGGTCGGCTATTACCCGACCGTGCAGGCGGCGTGGGATGCGCTGAACGCGGATCCGCTGCCGCATCAGGTCGACGCGGACGAGCTGCCCGAGTTGCGCGATACCGATGTGGGGACCGGCCGGATCGTGGAGGTCGATATTCCGGAGGCGGGCAGCGACTTCCGGCATCGGCAGGAGTACGTGTACCTGCCGCCCGCCTGGTTCGCCGGTGACAAGCCGCCCGCGCTGCCGACGGTCATGATGATCGGCGGCGAATTCAACACCCCGGCCGATTGGGTGCGCAGCGGCCAGATCATGCCCGCCGTGGACGCGTTCGCGGCCAAGAACGGCGGGGTGACGCCGGTGCTGGTGTTCGTCGATTCCGGCGGCAGTTTCAACAACGACACCGAGTGCGTGAACGGTCCGCGCGGCAATGCGGCCGATCACCTGACCAAGGACGTGCCCGGGTATCTGGAGTCCGAGTTCGGCGTCGCCAAGGATCCGGCGCAGTGGGCGGTGGTCGGCTGGTCCATGGGCGGCACCTGCGCGGTCGACCTGGCGGTGATGCACCCGGAGTTGTTCGGCACCTTCGTCGACATCGCCGGCGACCTGGGCCCGACCTCGGGCACCAAGGAGCAGACCATCAAGCGCCTCTACGGCGGAAACGCCGACGCCTGGACACAATTCGACCCGATAACCGTCATGCAGCGGCATGGGTCCTATACCGGCATGGTCGGGGTCTTCGACGATCTGACCGCACCCAAGCGCGGCAACGGCCAGCAGCAGAGCAATGGCCAGCAGCAGGGCAACGGTCAACAGCACCCCGGTCAGCAGCCCGCGGGCCAGCAGAAGATGAACTTCCCCGGCGCGCCCAAGGTGACCGAGGATCAGATCGGCAAGGGCGGCCGGGACGGCGTCCAGGACACCAATGAGGAAGGTGCGGCCGAGCAGCTG